Proteins found in one Anoplolepis gracilipes chromosome 7, ASM4749672v1, whole genome shotgun sequence genomic segment:
- the Grasp65 gene encoding Golgi reassembly-stacking protein 2 produces the protein MGSSHSVEIPGGGTEGYHVLRVQDGSPGQQAGLEAFFDFIVAIGNTRLDQDNDTLKELLKAGVNKELTITVYSSKTQSVRRTKIVPSMTWGGQGLLGVSIRFCSFEGANENVWHVLEVHPSSPAELAGLQPFTDYIIGADSILHESEDLFTLIEAHESRPLKLYVYNTKDDSCREVTITPNNTWGGEGSLGCGIGYGYLHRIPVRSVPEHKPANSYVNVKITTQTQPTVTTTMTTTTTVAEINPIINTPPGLSVPPNYTAALDNSEHTMKNLKSEQEVRSIENLPGLNLQVQTTSHPNFTGAASSYTPVSSVPHMFSNQPSVSFTSGSYQATPNIPGMPTIPALPTALPTSVTNSYETTAATSSGSINVPRQQREQNFVQGASVVNIPELQREQNPVYSTTVTTGFNVPHCQSHVVTTPISLPGMPPITVSASLPQNTSLYPSVLQQQNQFSPVTTTTTIAPTLTPTFTQ, from the exons ATGGGATCGTCTCACAGCGTAGAGATACCGGGAGGCGGAACAGAAGGTTATCATGTATTAAGG GTTCAAGATGGTTCACCTGGACAGCAAGCAGGACTTGAAgcattttttgattttattgtaGCAATTGGAAATACTCGATTA GACCAAGATAATGACACCTTGAAGGAACTTTTAAAGGCTGGTGTAAATAAGGAATTAACAATTACAGTGTATAGTAGTAAAACACAATCTGTAAGACGAACAAAAATTGTACCAAGTATGACATGGGGTGGACAGGGTTTATTGGGCGTTAGTATACGGTTTTGTTCGTTTGAAGGTGCCAACGAAAACGTTTGGCATGTACTT GAAGTACATCCATCATCTCCTGCAGAGTTAGCTGGCTTACAACCATTTACTGATTACATCATTGGTGCAGATTCCATTCTCCATGAAAGTGaagatttatttactttaatagagGCACACGAATCACGGCCTCttaaattgtatgtatataatactaagGATGATTCCTGCAGAGAAGTGACTATTACACCTAATAATACTTGGGGTGGAGAAGGAAG cTTAGGATGTGGAATTGGATATGGATATCTGCACAGAATACCTGTTAGAAGTGTGCCAGAGCATAAACCTGCTAATTCATATGTG aatgtCAAGATTACTACACAAACTCAACCAACAGTAACTACCACAATGACTACTACAACTACTGTGGCAGAAATCAATCCAATTATCAATACACCACCTGGCTTATCCGTTCCACCAAATTATACCGCTGCATTGGATAACTCTGAACACActatgaaaaatttgaaaagcgAACAGGAAGTTAGATCAATTGAAAATCTACCTGGCTTAAATCTACAAGTACAAACAACAAGTCATCCCAATTTCACTGGTGCTGCTAGTAGCTATACACCAGTCAGTTCAGTTCCTCATATGTTTTCAAATCAACCTTCTGTTAGTTTCACATCTG gCTCTTATCAAGCAACCCCAAATATTCCTGGCATGCCAACTATTCCAGCATTACCAACAGCATTACCTACGAGCGTCACCAATTCTTATGAAACAACGGCAGCAACATCATCTGGATCAATCAATGTCCCAAGACAACAAAGAGAACAGAACTTTGTTCAAGGTGCGAGCGTAGTTAATATTCCAGAACTGCAAAGAGAACAAAATCCTGTCTATAGTACAACTGTGACTACTGGATTTAACGTGCCTCATTGTCAGTCTCATGTTGTGACGACACCTATCTCACTGCCAGGAATGCCACCTATCACAGTTAGCGCCTCTCTCCCACAAAATACTTCCCTCTATCCATCAGTTCTTCAACAACAAAACCAATTTTCACCTGTTACTACTACTACCACTATCGCTCCAACCTTGACACCAACGTTCACACAGTAG
- the LOC140667759 gene encoding uncharacterized protein: MDFSIKKINDDLLDCGFLSTIEDLKNPTEDYVVNLLKAFLSKFCIDVNLIKQPFPEQYTVMMCYEDSDFINLINLYAAVTPILNRIFLDDFCFTDITNPNNNPGATKPDKKKHRFKRQAKFLVNFVLYAIRTKVEFNKKNDEIEATARLLEELKERNVQIVELINNKARHKSNQSSMINKLESDIQHMQSQTEKLNKKELQLDQIKYEVEKENQIAKEQCGSVKTAMGKLSKGIAELQSEVVHSPEEYQSRLDEFKEQKKLKLEERDIIQEAIQEKKQSIKQIGEKLNFVLKMNDKFSTVIDVDKELINKKTKLNNIQKQIDSLNNILNEWQNKLTLHKDQMNKKMNKLQLHREEDIIPLHNLYNQLLSDKKEQKAKYDKNQACFNEKYLKKNKLEADIKKKEEQTAVFIHNCQEIYDNDIASELKALKKE; encoded by the exons ATggatttttctattaaaaaaattaatgatgattTATTGGACTGTGGATTTCTATCAACTATTGAAGATCTCAAAAACCCAACAGAAGATTATGttgtgaatttattaaaagcatttttatcaaaattttgtattgaTGTCAACTTAATTAAGCAg CCATTTCCGGAACAATATACTGTTATGATGTGTTATGAGGATTCTGATTTTATCAATCTGATAAACTTATACGCAGCTGTGACACCAATATTAAATAGGATATTTCTAGatgatttttgttttactGACATCACTAATCCTAATAATAATCCTGGTGCAACTAAGCCTG ataaaaagaaacatcGATTTAAAAGACAAGCAAAATTTCTTGTCAATTTTGTATTGTATGCAATACGGACAAAAGTAGAATTTAATAAGAAGAATGATGAAATTGAAGCAACAGCAAGACTAttagaagaattaaaagaaaggaATGTTCAAATTGTggaattgattaataataaagctaGGCATAAATCAAATCAGTCATCTATGATAAACAAA ctGGAGAGTGACATACAACATATGCAATCACAAAcagaaaaacttaataaaaaagaattacagCTTGaccaaattaaatatgaagtagaaaaagaaaatcaaattgCCAAAGAGCAATGTGGCTCTGTTAAAACGGCAATGGGAAAg ctgTCCAAGGGGATAGCTGAATTACAGTCAGAAGTTGTACATTCACCAGAAGAATATCAATCCCGTTTAGATGAATTCAAGgaacaaaagaaattaaaattagaagaacGTGATATAATACAGGAAGCCATTCAGGAAAAGAAACAATCCATAAAACAAAtaggagaaaaattaaattttgttttaaaaatgaatgacAAATTCTCTACTGTGATAGATGTAGATAAAGAGCTGAT aaacaagaaaacaaaattaaataatattcaaaagcAAATTGATTCATTGAATAACATATTGAATGAATGGCAGAATAAATTAACACTGCATAAAgatcaaatgaataaaaaaatgaacaaacTACAGTTACATCGTGAAGAAGATATTATCCCACTGCACAACTTGTATAACCAACTGTTGAG tGATAAAAAGGAACAGAAAgccaaatatgataaaaatcaaGCCTGcttcaatgaaaaatatttgaaaaagaataaattagaagcagacattaaaaaaaaagaagaacaaACTGCAGTTTTTATTCACAATTGCCAggaaatttatgataatgatATTGCTAGC gaaCTCAAAGCTTTGAAGAAAGAATAG
- the Np15.6 gene encoding NADH dehydrogenase [ubiquinone] 1 beta subcomplex subunit 11, mitochondrial, with translation MAALFRMNCVQGLRRGLALITPKETTIYRRITTTPRYYDDVKEKTPVKRKWVSYGFSEINEAEDRHILHVTMFVVVTIVFVLGGTVLGYLPDVRGKDWAQREAYLQLRYREEHGLPLIDPNLIDPSKITLPSDEELGDTEIII, from the coding sequence ATGGCAGCATTATTTCGCATGAATTGCGTGCAAGGTTTGCGCAGAGGGTTAGCTCTGATAACACCTAAGGAGACAACAATATATCGGAGGATAACGACGACACCGAGATATTACGATGATGTGAAGGAAAAAACACCTGTCAAGAGAAAGTGGGTGAGTTATGGCTTCAGCGAGATAAACGAGGCAGAAGATCGTCATATCCTGCACGTGACCATGTTCGTCGTTGTAACTATAGTCTTTGTGCTTGGAGGCACTGTCTTGGGTTATCTGCCTGATGTCAGAGGCAAGGACTGGGCACAGCGAGAGGCATATCTGCAACTTCGTTATAGAGAGGAACATGGTCTTCCTCTCATCGATCCTAATCTAATTGATCCATCTAAAATAACACTGCCAAGTGATGAGGAATTAGGTGATAccgagattattatttaa